Within the Emticicia oligotrophica DSM 17448 genome, the region TGATACTTTCGCAATTACTGGTTTAACAACCTTCTCTGAGGGTGTACCATTGACTTTAGTGATTACTCACAAAGATGGTTCTTCAGAAGAAATTAAATTGAACCATACTTACAATGCAAGTCAAATCGAATGGTTTAAGGCAGGTTCTGCTTTGAATCTTATCGCTTCTGAAGTAAGTAAGTAATAAGTAATTTTCTATAAAAATACCCCGCAAGTGATTGTGGGGTATTTTTTTGTGTTATTGTTTTCAATGATTTATTTTTTTAACAAAAGAATAAATTATGAAGTGTAAATGTTGTTTATTTCTTTATTGATTGATTCTTTAAAGAATTTAAATTGTTTATTTTAATTTTTACTTAAGTTTTTATAGCTTAGACTTTTATTTTAACCAATTAAACAACCTCTAAAAAATGAAATCTTTACGCCTATTATTTATCGCAGTTTGTTTCTTTTGTTTTGTAAATACGAATGCCAAGGCTCAATTAAAAGAATTTGGCTTATTAAAATCAGCTGAAGACTCTGGCTATCCATTCGCGAGTCTAACTATTGAATTTCCTGAGAGAAATTTCTCCGAAAATTTTACTATTAATTTAGAAGAAGTGAAAAACGTGAATATGGGAACCTTGCAAAAGTGGGTTGGAAAATATGTTTCCTTTACCTATAACAGTGATTTAACCAACGCACTAATGGAAATGCAATTGAATGGAAAGTCAGTGATAAATGATGAACCAATAGAATTGGGGCCAAATTCCTTAAAATTGGTTGGAATTTTAAGAGGAGCTGCTAAAGTTACAGCAGGCGATCTACCAAGTGTCATTTCAGTAACCACTGCCAACAATGAAAAATATAGTTTTGAGTTTTTTATTACTCCTCAAATGGTAAAAGCTAACAACAAGAAGGTTGTTGTTTATTTTGAGGAAATTGTATCAAATACAATCTTACAAATAAAACTTAGTAAATGAAATAAATGAAAAAAGCCCTTTTGGGGCTTTTTTCATTATACTGATAATCAAAAACTATTATTCGATTATTACATAAGCCCTGAAATGGAAAAAAATTAATGGTCGAAATTAATGGCTTTTCATGAAGAACTTGTGTCGAATTACTAAGATTAAGGTTAGTAAATAAGTGTAAATTAAGGATTTATAAGCTTTGACTCCCACAATATGAAGTTAATAATTAGTATTTTAAACTTCTTAATGATTTTTTCATTTTTTTCATCAATGGCACAACATCCCGATGATGTTGTGAGTGTTCCGAAAGTAAATTTACCAACATATGTTGATACCTATCAATCCGATTTCGTTTTAAAATGGGATACACTTAACCAAGAATCTTTTGTGCATTTTCAAGTATATCTTAAAGATTCTACATCAAATATTATCATTCATAATTATCAAAATTTAGGGTATGTGGGTAGGGTTAACTTTAGAAATTTAATAGATAACCACCTTTATGTTTACAAAATTAGGGCATTTAATTCATTACGTGTAGGCGATACAAAAGAAACAAATTTACAATTTATTAATAAGAAAAGTATAGGAAATCGTACACTTAGTGTGCCCATTTTTAATGTAAATAGATTTTGTAAAAATGATAATGTAAATTTTAATTTTACAACAACAGGTGATTGGTTTCCTAACTTTAATTACATTTTAGAAATGTCAGATGTTAATGGGAGTTTTGATAATCCGTTTGAGATTATCCAACTTATCTCTGCTGGGAGTTATAATTTTTCACTGAAAAATAGTGCAATTTCTAAATCTGGATTTTATAAATTTAGGATTAGAGCTTCCTATCCCAACACTTTGTATTTAAGTGAGGAATCAGAACCAATTTATGTTACTGCACTTGGTGGTGTAACTACAAGTATATATCCTGAAATTTATGTACCTTCTGGTGGACCGATCATAATATGTAGCCAAAAATCTGTAAACTTATATACCTTTACTAATATAGATGATGATTTTACAAAAAGCTATCAATGGTTTCTGAATGATGTTCCAATACAAGATGCTACAAACAGACATTATTCTGCTTCGTTTATATCTACAACGGCAAAATATAGTGTGAAAGTATCAAAAAATGAATGTGTTGTTGAAAGCCTTCCCCAACAGTTATTTGCAGTTAATTCAAACTCTTCTTATGTTGTTGCTGACCGAAGAGCCAATTGTTATGATACTCCAAAAGTCCTAAGGTCTAAATATGTAAGTAATTCAGCGGACTACCAGTGGTATAAGAATAATGTACTAATACCGAATGCAACAGATTATCACTATACAGTAACTGAAAAAGGAATTTATGAGGTACAAGTTACTGATGTAGGATGTGAATTTGGGAGGGGTAAATTTGATGTTCAAATTAGCGATTCGTTTGATGCAATGATTTATGCTAAAGATAGTATATTGTGTGGTAATGGAGGGCAAAGAATTGTTATTCAGACAGAAACTTTGCCAAATGCTAAGTTTCAATGGAAAAGAAATGGTATGAATATTACGGGCGAAAAACAGCAGTATATCTTGGCTGACCAACCCGGAGTTTATTCACTTTCAATTGAAAATGGATTATGTAAAACCACAACAAAATCCATTAATATTGTTTCGACAAATAATTTAGTACTGAAACTAACCGCTCCGTGGGGTACAACACTTTGTAACGGTTGGTCTATTTACCTTACAATTGAAAACTTTTTGGATTATACTTACTGCAAATGGTATCGCAATGGGGTATTGATTCCTAATGCTTCTAATCAAAAATTATGGCTGAGTGAAGCTGGTAATTATCAGGCTAAAATTGATATAGGGTATTGTGTTGCTGAATCAAATATCATAGTAGTAACTTCATCCCCTAATAAAATAAATGCAAAGATAAAAGTTGTTGATGATTCACCATTTATCTGCAATAATTATCCGATTATTATATTCTTTGCTGACGGATATACTGACCAGACTATTTTCAATTGGTATAAAAATAATAATTTAATAGCTACAAATTCGCCAAGTTTAACAACAAACGAAGTTGGAACATATAAATTAATCGTGCAGCTTGGACAGTGTATTGGGGAAAGTAATGATATAGAATTGAAAATAGATACAAGTAGAATTATACCTGTAGTAGTTGATAATAGTCTCTTTCCAATTGAAGGTAAAATAGAGGTCTGTCCAAAGAATTCGATAAGGCTCGAACTAAGGAGTGGGATTACAAATATGGGACTCGAACGGAATCTTCAATGGTTTAAAGATGGAGAAATAATACCTAATGAAAACAGATTCGTTTTGTGGGCAGAACAACCAGGTAAATACCAACTTAAAGTTACCGATTTAAATGGGGGATGTAAAAGCCAATCAAAGGTTTTTGAAATTGAACACATAAATCCACCTAAGGGAATTTTACAATCAGATACAACTTTAATAAATTTAGGACAGCAAGTTCATCTAAATTACGAAATCTTGGGAGTGGGTAAAACTTACTATAAAATTGCGAATTACTTAGATAGTGTAAGCCACAGTGTAAATTTATCAAAAAGTATTTTTCCTTTAGAAACCAAAAATTATAAAATTGAATATGTTACTAACTGGTGTTCGTCAGGTGAAACTTTTGGCAACCATTATGCTAAGGTAATAATGTGTCAAGATAAACACATAATAACTGAAAAACTTAAAGATAATAATATACTGAATTTTCAGGCCAAAAGTGAAATTAATGCAGTAAATACAATTTTTAGTGGTTCAAAAATCAACTATAGAGCGGGAAACGCAATTTCGTTATTGCCAGGTTTTGATTCAAATAAAGGATCAATATTCAAGGCGGAAATAGGTGGTTGTGATAATTAACTTTTTTTATTTAGGTAATGTACTCAAAAATAGTTGGTAAAATGCACAATTATCAATTGTAATAAATTAATAATCAGTGACTTATCTTGTATATTTTGAATGATTGATGAAATTAGTTTCATCAATCATTTTTTTATGAAAATAGAAAAAAAGCGATGCTGGGCGTGTATTAAAATTTAGAGCTAACGTTTTGGACAAAAATTTTTAGTTTTGATTTTTTTACAAAATAGGACGTGTTTTGCTCTATTTTTATTTTATATCTAAAACCACAGTTTTGATTAGCTTTCTATCGTAAGTGTAGGTAATATGAACTAAACCATCTCCAGTTTGAATGATGGCAGGATAACTAAACTCACCTTTTTCTTGATTTTCAAGGGTATAAATGTCCTCCCAGTTGTTTCCATCTATTGAACGAGCTACTTTCAAAACATTTCTTCCATTTGACCATTCTTTGCCAGAAGGAAGAGGATTATAAACCAAAAGAAAAGAACCATTCTTTAAGGTTACGGCATCAATTCCTGAATTTGGGTTTGGTAGATTTATAGGAGAAAGTTTACTCCATGTTTGACCATTATCTTCAGACCAAGACTGAATGATTTTATTTTGGCGGCTTCTCATCAATATTTGTATTTTCCCGTCCTTATGATTCAAAATAGTCGGTTGAATAACGCCATATTCACCGCAATCAATATCAATTTTCTTCCAATTTTTGCCATTTGCATCAGAAATTTCCATGTGCGAATGCCAAATATCTCCCCTTATACTTTCTGTACTGGAAGGATGCAGTACTGACCCATTTTTTAGCTGAATACTTTTGTTTCTGATTGGCCCGAGAATATCGTTGGGTAGTCGACTTGGGCTTGACCACGTTTTACCCTCATTATCAGAAGTTTTCACCATTCCCCACCATTCTCTTGGATTGATACCAACCTTGTAATATAGAAATAATTTTCCACTTGAATTTTTGAAAAGTACTGGATTCCAACAAGCATATTGTTTGCCTTCATATATGCCATCCGCAATTTTAATGGCTTTAGACCATGTTTTTCCTCTTTCTTGAGTTGCTACCCAAATACAAACCTGTGGGTGATTTTCGTGTTCACCAGCAAACCATGCCGCCATTAATTTACCTTTGCTCAATTCAACAATTGTTGAAGCGTGGCATGACTTTTCTTCTGGATTTTCGTTGATAAAACCTTCAAAAACTGCTGTAGCTTGACCTAAACAGTTGAATGTTACAAAAGAAAAAATTGCTAATGTTTTTAATAATTTCATGTAGGGTTGAATAAGAATGGTTATTTTTCAAATTTTAATGCTAAAGCTGGATAAGATTTGTATTTTTCTACTATCTCTTGAGGTAAATTTATAAAAACTTTTTCTCCTTTCTTTTCCCAATTTAAAGAAAGATTTTCACTCAATAAAATTACTTTACTACCAGCTTTAGGAATGTTTTTTGACCATGAAATAGAACTTTGTACTTGACTATTTTCTAGAATATTGACAAGTGCATAAAGGGTGTTACCTTTTCCTTTTGTAAAGAAAACGTTATTTTCGTTGTAGTAATCTGTTACACGTGTACCATAAATAGCTTCACCATTTTTTTCAAGCCATTTACCTATTTCTGCTAGTCTAGTTACTTGAATATCAAGCAAAGTACCTTCTGCTGTAGGGCCTACTCCTAATAATAAACTGCCTCCTTTAGCGACTATTTCATTGAGTGTATGAATAACTTTGGTTGCTGATTTAAAATTATCGTTAGGTACATATCCCCAAGCCCCACCTAAGGTAATACAACTTTCCCATGGAGTATCTGACTTAGTTTTTGGTATTGATTGTTCGGGTGTTCGGTAGTTCTCGTAAGGGCCATGAACAGTTCTATCAACTATTAATAAGCCAGGTTGGTTGCTTCTTGCCATTTTGGCAATTTTTGGCATATCAATATGCTGACTGAATGGTGGGATTGGAGCTCCCCATGAACGAACCTCATCATTCACTGTTTCAAGTGGTCGTACCCAACCTCCATCTAACCAAAGTATATCAACTTTGCCATATTCTGAAGTGAGTTCGTTTATTTGATTATAGGTGAACTCTTTATATTTATTCCATCTCCAAGGATTTTTTCTTATGTCATAATTAACATTTCTATCGGGAGTTGCGTATCTATCCCACCAATAATATTGTGTGTGCCAGTCGGGCTTTGAAAAATATGCACCAATCATAAAGTTTTCTTTTCTGAAAGCTTCAAAAACATATTTGGCAACATTAGATGTTGGATTATTAGCAAAAGGTCCGCTGGTGATTTTAAAGTCGCTTTCTTTAGTATCAAACATATTGAAGCCGTCATGGTGTTTGGTAGTAAAAACTACATATTTCATTCCTGCATCTTTGGCAGCCTTGGCCCATGATTCAGGGTTGAATTTAGTTGGATTAAAATCTTTACTTAATCCCCAGTACCATTTTTTGTAATCATCATATTTTGAAGTTGAATCTCGATAAATCCAATCTTCATTACAAATCGACCATGATTCAATAATACCCGGAACAGCATAAAGTCCCCAATGTATTATCATTCCAAACTTTAAATCACGCCAGTTTTCTAATTTTTCTCTTACTTCAGGCTCGGTTGGATATTGGTAGTTGCTAGAAGTAGGATGTATTGTATTTTGTGCAATAACTGGTTTTGAGCTAATGAACATAATCAATAAAATTGAATAGAGGAATTTTATTTTCATTTTTTGATTGGATTAAATTTTAGGGTGAAAATAAAATATTTTAATAATATTGGATTAATAAAAAATTAATTTTAAATAATAATAAAAATAGCCAATGCTATTTTTATCAAATATAACATTGGCTATCAATTGTTTAAAAACTATTTGAATATTAATCTTCAAAGAAAGCACAACTTCCTCCAACCCAATCAAAATTTTTATTGAAGTTTACGCCAATCATTTCTCCACGACTCAATCTTGCTAGGTTAGTTACTAATTTTGGTCTAGTAGCATTATCTTCCCATACAAAAAGCAGCCTGATTTCTGTTTTAATTAAATTTCCATTAACGTCTTTAATTACAGGCTCATATTGTACTTTTCTTTGAATAAGATAATTTTCTTTATCATTTATTTTGTCTAAATCTTCTTTCGAAATATTTAGCTTTACGCCACTACCAGCAAATGAAAATAAAGGTTTTAAAACATAGTTTTCTAAATCTGAAGGATATGCTTTTAGATCAGATAAGTAGAAACTCTGTGGTATATAATTGCTTTTTAATAATGGTAACGTAAACTTGCTGATACGGAAAAACCAGTTTGGATGCGTTATCCAAGTGGCTTCAATATCATCAGTCATTTTAAAATTTGTCTCTAAGTTTGGATAGTTTTGTAATAAATCATCAAAAATTAGTCGATTGTAAATTCGCTTAATTTCAATTGTTTTGCCATTTTTTTCGTAGAAAAGCTGGCGTCCAACTTTTTTGATTTTAGTTATACAAACGGGTTCAATACCCCAAAGTTGGCGTGTAATTTCGAAATCTAAACGTGTTTTTTGTTGCTCAGGATAAATCTCCAACAAAATAACATTTTCAGGGTTCTCATTGGCTAATAACACTTTTTTCATTTCATCAACGTAAGAAGACATTGATAAACGATTAAAGTATTGCGTATAATTTTTAGGGTCGTAGAAAAACTTACGGTATTTCTGACCTAAGTACCACTGATACCCGAAAAGTGATGGAAAACCTTGTAATTCAATGAGTTGTGGAGTTAGATTGCCCGCTTCATCTTTACAAACCGCAAAATCAATGGCTAGAAAATGCGGGTGTGAATTTTCATTTGGAACATATTGGTTTACAGGAATGGCTCTTTCGGTTTTTTCCTTGAAATCGGGTTTTAAAATGACTTCAATGATATCGTTTGCGGCCTGTAAAAGCTTTATTTTAAGGTCTTTGGGAACAAAAACTGGTGTTTCGGCCACTCTGAAATCAAGCTGATTAGGAAAATCTTTGTGAATTTCTGCAATCAGGTTTTCGTATTTTTCTTTAGAAAAACTTTCGTTGAATTTATCTCTAATTGAAGGTTCCATTATTTAGATTCGATTAAGCAACTGCCAGAATTTGTTCGGCTGCGTGGTTTAAAAAAGATGGAATCACAATAGATTCAGTGAGCATAATTTTATCGGGGTCGTCGAGTCGTTCAATCATTTCTTCGTACTTTTCTACACCATGTTCGCTAACGACAGCAATCATTTTTTCTTCTTGTTTGAAATAACGAAGCATACCTTCTGCATCTGCTTCGGGGTGGAATTGAGTGCCGAATACTTCATCAGAAAACCTGATTGCCATAATCGCTCTTTCAAGAGGAACATAGTTACGAATTTTCTCTAAACAAAGTACTTTTGCTCCAAATTGATTGATTTTCTCCCAGTTTGGTTGAATTAATTGATAATCTCTCGAATCTACCGCATAAAATATTTCGGGAAGACCATTAAAAAATGGCTCATTTTCTCCGTCAGAGGTTCTGTGAATAGGCATCACCCCAAATGAAGTTGAACGCCTCTTGCAGACAATGCCCAAATGTAAATGATTACAAGCAATTTGGAATGAGTGACAAATCAAAAATAAGTATTTTTTGTTTTCTTGAGTTTGGTTGTGGAGGAAAATTTGGTCAATAAAGTTACCGAATTTGGCTTCCCATTCATGACCTTCTGGTAGTGGATTTCCAGGACCACCCGTCGAAATGAAAATATCATACTCTTCAATTTCAGGAATTTCGTTTTTCTTTCTTACATCAAAAATATCATACTTCCCCTTGATTCCTTCTTGAGCAAGAAATTGTCCACAAATCATTTTTATACAACGCATTCCTTCGTTATTGAACCCATTGTACATATCCAAAATGGCAATTTTAATATTTTCTTTCATCACAATAATTAGTTTGAAGTAATCGAATGAACAACGAATACTTTAGTCTGTAAAATAAACAAAATAGAATCGAGCATTTGGCTCAATTCTATTAACATTAAGGTTTAGTTATTTGCAAAATTAAGAATTTATGAACAAATTTTTTTAAAATTGTATTACAGACCAATCCTAGTTTCGTTTACAATGTAATCAACAACCGATTGTAGATTATTTGTTTCCTCAAAAACCCTAAGTTGTCGGTCAGCACCTGTTCCATTTTTCAAGATTTCATGGATGTATTCTACTTCTTTTCTGCTCCCTAATTCATCTAATACATCATCTACAAATTCCATTAATTCTTCGGCTAAGTGCGAGTAGGGTACTTCTTTTTCCTTACCAAAATCAATCAAATGGCCATGAATACCATATCTGGCCGCACGCCATTTATTTTCGCTAATGAGCATTTTGTGATATGGTCTGAAGCTGAGGTTTTGTTGATGCAATTTATAAAGTTTGGCTACAATTGCTTGCATTAATGCTGCCAAACATATTGTTTCATCAACACGCATAGGAATATCACAAATTCTAAACTCAATAGTAGGGTAGAATGGATGCAGGCGTAGGTCCCACCAAATTTTTTTGCCATTATCAATGCAATTGGTTTTTACAAGTACATTCACATAATTGTCATACTCAGCCACACTTGAAAAATAATCAGGAATTCCAGTTCTTGGAAATTTATCAAATACTTTTGAGCGATACGATTTAAAACCTGTATTTCTGCCACACCAAAAAGGTGAATTGGTAGAAAGTGCATAAATATGAGGCAAGAAATATCGGGCAGCATTTTGAATTTGCATCCCTTCTTGGCGACTAGGAATACCTACGTGTACGTGCAAACCAAAAATGAGGTTTGAACGAGCCACATCACGCATATCATCAATGAGTTTATCATACCTAGCATCAGCCGTAATTAATTGGTTTTGCCAATCAGAAAAAGGGTGGGTGCCAGCAGCAGCAATGTGTAAGTTTTGTTTGGCAGCTAAATCGAACAACATTCTACGTAAATAAGTAACCTCCTCACGAGCTTGTTGGATATTTTCACAAACACTTGAAATCATTTCCACCACAGCTTGGTGCATTTCCTGTTTGATTCGTTCTTGTAAAATTACCTGTCCACCCTCCACTAACTTCGCCATGTGAGAACGTAATTCACGCGTAATTGGGTCAATGGTTTGAAATTCTTCTTCAATTCCTAATGTAAATTGAGCCATAGTTTCTTTGGTATTTTATTTTCAATGGGGCGTTTCTTAATTAGTTGGGTTAGCTTTATAAATAAAGCCGTATCTTTTATTGATGACACGGCTTCATTTTGAGTTTATTTTTTCTTTGCGGCTGCCTTCTTTGCAGTAGCTACTGCTGGAACAGGTGTGGCTACCGAATCACGAACGAATGTTCCCCATGTACAGTTGTTTTTACCATCCACTTGTTCAATTGCTCTTTCAATGGCCATTTTTGCAGCATTTTCTACAATCCAATCGAAATTTGTTTGGCCAACAGAATGAATATCTGCATCAGGAGCAGGATTACAGAAGTCTATGGCGTAAGGGATACCATCACGAATGGCAAATTCAACAGTATTAAAATCATAACCTAAGGCATGATTTAATTTCAATACGTAGTCGGTAATGGTTGCCATCAACTTTTTATGGGCTTCACCTGTTGTTTTTGGTTGCGTGGCATATCGTAAATGATGAGGATTTCTTGGTTCATAAGGCATAATATGCACATATTTACCATTGAGGCAATAGCAGCGGTAATAGTCTGTAAATTGAATTTCTTCTTGTAAAAGCATGACTAATTGCCCTGTTTCACCATGTTTATGCCACAAATCATCTGGATTGTCAACACGATACACGCTTTTCCAACCTCCACCCGCATGTGGTTTCATGTAGGCTGGAAAACCGATTTGATTGAACATATAGCCCCAGTCAAGTGGTGCTACTAAGTTTCTGAATGATTTTTCGGTTGTATCATCAGGGCGTTCTTTCGATGGTAATAACACCGTTTTTGGCACTGGAACGCCCAACTGAACTGCTAAACAGTTATTGAAAAACTTTTCATCGGCACTCCACCAAAATGGATTGTTGATAACAGCTGTTCCACAAATTGCAGCATTTTTTAAATATGCACGATAAAATGGAACATCTTGAGAAATACGGTCAATAATGACAGCATATTCAGTTGGAACTCCTTGTTCAACTTTATCAATCTTTACTGGCTCGGCTATAATTCCGCTTGGAGCAGTTTTGTTTACTTGTTCGATAAATGCCCAAGGGAAAGTATCTTCCATTCCGAATAATATACCAATTTTTTTCATGTTATTATTTGTTCTGTTCTCTAACCCCGAAAAGAGAACTGTTTATTTTATTATTAAAAGTGCTTAATAGGGGTAAAGCACGTTTTTGATGAAAATGTATTTTTTGCTTGAAAATTCAAGAGAATAACAACTAACTGTAAAGCGGCATTTTACGCACATATTCCGAAAACATCATCTTCCATAGTGGCCA harbors:
- a CDS encoding alpha-L-fucosidase, encoding MKIKFLYSILLIMFISSKPVIAQNTIHPTSSNYQYPTEPEVREKLENWRDLKFGMIIHWGLYAVPGIIESWSICNEDWIYRDSTSKYDDYKKWYWGLSKDFNPTKFNPESWAKAAKDAGMKYVVFTTKHHDGFNMFDTKESDFKITSGPFANNPTSNVAKYVFEAFRKENFMIGAYFSKPDWHTQYYWWDRYATPDRNVNYDIRKNPWRWNKYKEFTYNQINELTSEYGKVDILWLDGGWVRPLETVNDEVRSWGAPIPPFSQHIDMPKIAKMARSNQPGLLIVDRTVHGPYENYRTPEQSIPKTKSDTPWESCITLGGAWGYVPNDNFKSATKVIHTLNEIVAKGGSLLLGVGPTAEGTLLDIQVTRLAEIGKWLEKNGEAIYGTRVTDYYNENNVFFTKGKGNTLYALVNILENSQVQSSISWSKNIPKAGSKVILLSENLSLNWEKKGEKVFINLPQEIVEKYKSYPALALKFEK
- a CDS encoding carboxylate-amine ligase; this translates as MAQFTLGIEEEFQTIDPITRELRSHMAKLVEGGQVILQERIKQEMHQAVVEMISSVCENIQQAREEVTYLRRMLFDLAAKQNLHIAAAGTHPFSDWQNQLITADARYDKLIDDMRDVARSNLIFGLHVHVGIPSRQEGMQIQNAARYFLPHIYALSTNSPFWCGRNTGFKSYRSKVFDKFPRTGIPDYFSSVAEYDNYVNVLVKTNCIDNGKKIWWDLRLHPFYPTIEFRICDIPMRVDETICLAALMQAIVAKLYKLHQQNLSFRPYHKMLISENKWRAARYGIHGHLIDFGKEKEVPYSHLAEELMEFVDDVLDELGSRKEVEYIHEILKNGTGADRQLRVFEETNNLQSVVDYIVNETRIGL
- a CDS encoding sialidase family protein is translated as MKLLKTLAIFSFVTFNCLGQATAVFEGFINENPEEKSCHASTIVELSKGKLMAAWFAGEHENHPQVCIWVATQERGKTWSKAIKIADGIYEGKQYACWNPVLFKNSSGKLFLYYKVGINPREWWGMVKTSDNEGKTWSSPSRLPNDILGPIRNKSIQLKNGSVLHPSSTESIRGDIWHSHMEISDANGKNWKKIDIDCGEYGVIQPTILNHKDGKIQILMRSRQNKIIQSWSEDNGQTWSKLSPINLPNPNSGIDAVTLKNGSFLLVYNPLPSGKEWSNGRNVLKVARSIDGNNWEDIYTLENQEKGEFSYPAIIQTGDGLVHITYTYDRKLIKTVVLDIK
- a CDS encoding type 1 glutamine amidotransferase, whose protein sequence is MKENIKIAILDMYNGFNNEGMRCIKMICGQFLAQEGIKGKYDIFDVRKKNEIPEIEEYDIFISTGGPGNPLPEGHEWEAKFGNFIDQIFLHNQTQENKKYLFLICHSFQIACNHLHLGIVCKRRSTSFGVMPIHRTSDGENEPFFNGLPEIFYAVDSRDYQLIQPNWEKINQFGAKVLCLEKIRNYVPLERAIMAIRFSDEVFGTQFHPEADAEGMLRYFKQEEKMIAVVSEHGVEKYEEMIERLDDPDKIMLTESIVIPSFLNHAAEQILAVA
- a CDS encoding 3-coathanger stack domain-containing protein, which encodes MAQHPDDVVSVPKVNLPTYVDTYQSDFVLKWDTLNQESFVHFQVYLKDSTSNIIIHNYQNLGYVGRVNFRNLIDNHLYVYKIRAFNSLRVGDTKETNLQFINKKSIGNRTLSVPIFNVNRFCKNDNVNFNFTTTGDWFPNFNYILEMSDVNGSFDNPFEIIQLISAGSYNFSLKNSAISKSGFYKFRIRASYPNTLYLSEESEPIYVTALGGVTTSIYPEIYVPSGGPIIICSQKSVNLYTFTNIDDDFTKSYQWFLNDVPIQDATNRHYSASFISTTAKYSVKVSKNECVVESLPQQLFAVNSNSSYVVADRRANCYDTPKVLRSKYVSNSADYQWYKNNVLIPNATDYHYTVTEKGIYEVQVTDVGCEFGRGKFDVQISDSFDAMIYAKDSILCGNGGQRIVIQTETLPNAKFQWKRNGMNITGEKQQYILADQPGVYSLSIENGLCKTTTKSINIVSTNNLVLKLTAPWGTTLCNGWSIYLTIENFLDYTYCKWYRNGVLIPNASNQKLWLSEAGNYQAKIDIGYCVAESNIIVVTSSPNKINAKIKVVDDSPFICNNYPIIIFFADGYTDQTIFNWYKNNNLIATNSPSLTTNEVGTYKLIVQLGQCIGESNDIELKIDTSRIIPVVVDNSLFPIEGKIEVCPKNSIRLELRSGITNMGLERNLQWFKDGEIIPNENRFVLWAEQPGKYQLKVTDLNGGCKSQSKVFEIEHINPPKGILQSDTTLINLGQQVHLNYEILGVGKTYYKIANYLDSVSHSVNLSKSIFPLETKNYKIEYVTNWCSSGETFGNHYAKVIMCQDKHIITEKLKDNNILNFQAKSEINAVNTIFSGSKINYRAGNAISLLPGFDSNKGSIFKAEIGGCDN
- a CDS encoding ATP-grasp domain-containing protein encodes the protein MKKIGILFGMEDTFPWAFIEQVNKTAPSGIIAEPVKIDKVEQGVPTEYAVIIDRISQDVPFYRAYLKNAAICGTAVINNPFWWSADEKFFNNCLAVQLGVPVPKTVLLPSKERPDDTTEKSFRNLVAPLDWGYMFNQIGFPAYMKPHAGGGWKSVYRVDNPDDLWHKHGETGQLVMLLQEEIQFTDYYRCYCLNGKYVHIMPYEPRNPHHLRYATQPKTTGEAHKKLMATITDYVLKLNHALGYDFNTVEFAIRDGIPYAIDFCNPAPDADIHSVGQTNFDWIVENAAKMAIERAIEQVDGKNNCTWGTFVRDSVATPVPAVATAKKAAAKKK